Proteins co-encoded in one Setaria viridis chromosome 9, Setaria_viridis_v4.0, whole genome shotgun sequence genomic window:
- the LOC117840367 gene encoding SCARECROW-LIKE protein 7: protein MAYMCADSGNLMAIAQQVIQQQQQQQQQHHQRHHHHHHLPPPPMQLPPRQAPPMPPAPAPPHGQIPGASLPYGGAAWPHHSEHFFSDAFVGASAADAVFSDLAAAADFDSDVWMDSLIGDPPFADSDLERLIFTTPPPPVPVPAPAAAAHVDAAAQPEAAAPASLPQPAAVAAPAACSSPSFMDASCSEPVLQSLLACSRTAAADPALAAVELVKVRAAASDDGDPAERVAFYFADALARRLACGGGAQPSTAPDTRFASDELTLCYKTLNDACPYSKFAHLTASQAILEATGAATKIHIVDFGIVQGIQWAALLQALATRPEGKPSRVRISGVPSPYLGPKPAASLAATSARLRDFAKLLGVDFEFVPLLRPVHELDRSDFLVESDEAVAVNFMLQLYHLLGDSDEPVRRVLRLAKSLSPSVVTLGEYEVSLNRAGFVDRFANALCYYKPVFESLDVAMARDSPERVRVERCMFGERIRRAVGPEEGAERTDRMAASREWQTLMECCGFEPVKLSNYAMSQADFLLWNYDAKYKYSLVELPPAFLSLAWEKRPLLTVSAWR from the coding sequence ATGGCGTACATGTGCGCGGACAGCGGCAACCTCATGGCCATCGCGCAGCAGGtgatccagcagcagcagcagcaacagcagcagcaccatcagaggcaccaccaccaccaccacctgccaccgccgccgatgCAGCTCCCGCCGCGCCAGgcgccgccgatgccgccggccccggcgcccccgcaCGGCCAGATCCCGGGCGCCTCGCTGCCGTACGGCGGCGCCGCGTGGCCCCACCACTCGGAGCACTTCTTCTCCGACGCGTTCGTCGGGGCGTCCGCGGCCGACGCGGTGTTctcggacctcgccgccgccgcggacttCGACTCCGATGTGTGGATGGACAGCCTCATAGGGGACCCGCCGTTCGCGGACTCCGACCTCGAGCGCCTCATCTTCACcactccgccgcctcccgtcccCGTCCCGGCCCCCGCTGCGGCAGCCCACGTCGACGCGGCGGCCCAGCCCGAGGCCGCAGCTCCGGCGTCGCTTCCCCAGCCTgcggccgtcgccgcgccggcaGCGTGTTCCTCTCCGAGCTTCATGGACGCGTCCTGCTCCGAGCCCGTCCTCCAGTCCCTCCTCGCCTGCTCCCGCACCGCGGCTGCTGACCCGGCGCTCGCTGCCGTGGAGCTCGTGAaggtgcgcgccgccgcctccgacgacgGGGACCCCGCGGAGCGTGTGGCGTTCTACTTCGCGGAcgcgctcgcccgccgcctcgcgtGCGGAGGCGGGGCGCAACCCTCGACGGCGCCGGACACGCGGTTCGCCTCCGACGAGCTCACGCTCTGCTACAAAACGCTCAATGACGCCTGCCCCTACTCCAAGTTTGCGCACCTGACCGCCAGCCAGGCCATCCTGGAGGCCACGGGCGCGGCGACCAAGATCCATATCGTTGACTTCGGGATCGTGCAGGGTATCCAATGGGCGGCGCTGCTCCAGGCGCTCGCCACTCGCCCCGAGGGAAAGCCATCCCGGGTACGTATCTCCGGTGTACCCTCACCGTACTTGGGGCCGAAGCCTGCGGCGTCCCTCGCCGCAACCAGTGCCCGTCTCCGCGACTTCGCCAAGCTTCTTGGGGTGGACTTCGAGTTTGTCCCATTGCTGCGGCCAGTGCACGAGCTGGATCGGTCGGATTTCTTGGTTGAGTCAGATGAGGCCGTGGCGGTCAATTTCATGCTCCAGCTGTACCACCTTCTTGGCGACTCCGATGAGCCGGTGCGGCGAGTCCTCCGTCTTGCCAAATCACTTAGTCCATCAGTAGTTACCCTCGGAGAGTATGAGGTTAGTCTGAACCGAGCTGGGTTCGTCGACCGGTTTGCCAATGCACTGTGCTATTACAAGCCAGTGTTTGAGTCACTGGATGTGGCAATGGCACGGGACTCACCGGAAAGGGTGAGGGTGGAGCGATGTATGTTTGGGGAGCGCATTCGGAGGGCTGTTGGGCCAGAGGAAGGCGCTGAGAGGACCGATAGGATGGCGGCTAGCAGGGAGTGGCAGACACTGATGGAGTGTTGCGGCTTTGAGCCAGTCAAGCTCAGCAACTACGCCATGAGCCAGGCTGATTTTCTGCTTTGGAACTACGATGCAAAGTACAAGTATTCACTTGTTGAGCTGCCACCAGCGTTCTTGTCCCTGGCATGGGAGAAGCGGCCGCTGCTCACCGTGTCTGCTTGGCGGTGA
- the LOC117840276 gene encoding uncharacterized protein — MYSYTLRAATSSGGGTGLGFALGRIGGRRGGGGAGAPGLVVPAAGAAARGRSVSATPAAEKPVPGDQGVGMEQPKQQQQPQVPPQDAGAKNKRDDMHKTTGDVMSHSFGEGYSTRSDEEGFGGVYGGTDPVEHHGTEIHPSHPEYDTSQGSEVKEKEKARHLKDDKRAT, encoded by the exons ATGTACTCGTACACGCTCCGGGCGGCTactagcagcggcggcggcacgggacTCGGGTTCGCGCTCGGCCGGATCGGCGgcaggagaggcggcggcggtgccggggcgCCGGGCTTGGTGGTGCCCGCCGCTGGAGCAGCAGCTCGCGGGAGGAGCGTCTCGGCAACGCCGGCGGCCGAGAAGCCGGTGCCGGGGGATCAGGGCGTCGGCATGGAGCAgccgaagcagcagcagcagccgcaggtGCCCCCGCAGGACGCCGGGGCCAAGAACAAGCGCGACGACATGCACAAGACCACCGG GGACGTGATGAGCCACTCGTTCGGGGAGGGGTACTCGACGCGCTCCGACGAGGAGGGGTTCGGCGGGGTGTACGGCGGGACCGACCCGGTGGAGCACCACGGCACGGAGATTCACCCCAGTCATCCCG AGTACGACACGTCGCAGGGGTCTGAggtgaaggagaaggagaaggcgcgCCACCTCAAGGACGACAAGCGCGCCACctag
- the LOC117838622 gene encoding cyclase-associated protein 1, with protein MEAALVERLEAAVARLEAAVASGASLALAAPRDLDVPAAADPVIVAYDEFVAEAVGRLNTAAEKIGGKVLDATKVLAEAFAVAKDLLVQAKQLQKPASMADAQGFLKPLGDVIAKATAMTEGRRPDYFNHLKSVADSLPALAWVAFLGKDCGMSFPTAHVEESWQMAEFYNNKVLVEYRNKDPDHVEWAKALKDLYVPGLRDFVKKHYPLGPVWGPVGGATASQPKAAAPTPKEPAAKAPPPPAPPSAPLFTTEKSPKSSRPKEGMSAVFQEISSKPVTAGLRKVTDDMKSKNRTDRSGVVSSTAAAPAAPEKTSRAGSFSFKSGPPKLELQMGRKWVVENQVGKKTLAIDDCDSRQSIYVYGCKDSVLQVNGKVNNITVDKCTKFGIVFKDVVAAFEVVNCNGVEVQCQGTAPTISIDNTSGCQLYLSKDSLGASITSAKSSEINVMVPSGATDGDWVEHALPQQYIHSFKDGQFITSPVSHSGA; from the exons ATGGAGGCGGCGCTAGTGGAGcggctggaggcggcggtggcgcgactGGAGGCGGCCGTGGCCTCCGGCGCCTCGCTCGCGTTGGCGGCGCCGCGCGACCTCGACGTCCCGGCGGCCGCGGATCCAGTCATCGTGGCCTACGACGAGTTCGTCGCGGAGGCCGTCGGGCGGCTAAATACCGCGGCCGAGAAGATCGGCGGGAAGGTGCTCGACGCCACCAAGGTGCTCGCCGAGGCCTTCGCCGTCGCCAAGGACCTGCTCGTCCAGGCCAAGCAGCTCCAG AAACCAGCATCAATGGCTGATGCGCAGGGCTTCTTGAAGCCCCTCGGTGATGTTATCGCCAAAGCAACTGCAATGACTGAAGGAAGGAGGCCCGACTACTTCAACCATTTGAAGAGTGTTGCTGACAGTCTCCCTGCTTTGGCTTGGGTTGCATTCTTAGGAAAGGATTGTG GCATGAGTTTCCCAACAGCTCATGTGGAGGAAAGCTGGCAGATGGCTGAATTCTACAATAATAAG GTTCTTGTGGAGTACAGAAACAAAGACCCTGATCATGTTGAGTGGGCTAAAGCACTGAAGGATCTATACGTGCCTGGTTTGCGGGATTTTGTTAAGAAGCATTACCCTCTTGGTCCTGTTTGGGGCCCCGTTGGAGGTGCCACTGCTTCCCAACCAAAGGCTGCTGCTCCAACACCTAAAGAACCAGCAGCTAAGGCTCCCcctccaccggctcctccttCAGCGCCTCTTTTTACCACAGAGAAGTCTCCAAAATCTTCACGGCCAAAAGAAGGGATGTCGGCTGTCTTTCAAGAGATTAGTTCAAAACCTGTGACTGCAG GGTTGCGAAAGGTTACCGATGACATGAAAAGCAAAAACCGCACTGATAGAAGCGGTGTTGTCAGCAgcactgctgctgctcctgcagcTCCTGAGAAGACCTCTCGCGCAGGGTCCTTCTCCTTCAAGTCTGGACCCCCAAAACTGGAACTTCAGATGGGACGCAA ATGGGTGGTTGAGAATCAGGTTGGTAAGAAGACCCTTGCTATTGATGATTGTGATTCCAGACAATCCATCTATGTATATGGATGCAAGGATTCCGTCCTTCAAGTAAATG GCAAGGTTAACAATATCACTGTTGACAAATGCACTAAATTTGGAATTGTTTTCAAG GATGTTGTAGCAGCTTTTGAGGTTGTCAACTGCAATGGTGTTGAGGTCCAATGTCAG GGTACAGCACCGACAATATCAATTGACAACACATCTGGATGTCAGTTATACTTGAGCAAAGATTCGCTGGGAGCTTCAATTACTTCTGCTAAATCTAGTGAAATCAATGTGATGGTTCCGAGTGGTGCCACTGATGGTGATTGG GTGGAGCATGCTTTGCCACAACAGTACATCCATAGTTTCAAGGATGGGCAGTTCATCACGTCACCAGTTTCGCACTCTGGAGCGTAA